The following are encoded together in the Planococcus antarcticus DSM 14505 genome:
- the tpiA gene encoding triose-phosphate isomerase, whose product MRKPIIAGNWKMYKTATEAKQFVEEVNGLVPDSEKLDAVICAPAIFLAQLVVSAENSPLQIGAQTMSEEDEGAFTGEISPVQLTDIGVKYVIIGHSERRQYFNETDESANKKVKAAFNHGLIPILCVGETLEQRENGETGAVVEAQVEQGISGLTEEQITQLVIAYEPIWAIGTGKTATAEDANEVCGIVRKKVAALYHDEAAEKLRIQYGGSVKPATIDELMGMEHIDGALVGGASLEAGSFVKLLEAGSHA is encoded by the coding sequence GTGAGAAAACCAATTATTGCAGGAAACTGGAAAATGTATAAAACAGCAACAGAGGCAAAACAATTTGTCGAAGAAGTGAATGGCTTAGTGCCGGATTCTGAAAAATTGGATGCCGTTATTTGCGCACCTGCGATTTTCCTAGCGCAGCTGGTCGTTTCTGCAGAAAACAGCCCGCTTCAAATCGGTGCACAAACAATGTCCGAAGAAGATGAAGGCGCGTTTACCGGAGAAATCAGCCCTGTCCAGTTAACGGACATCGGTGTAAAATACGTCATTATTGGACATTCAGAACGCCGCCAATATTTCAACGAGACAGATGAGTCAGCAAATAAAAAAGTAAAAGCTGCTTTCAATCATGGATTAATTCCAATTCTTTGTGTCGGCGAAACGCTAGAGCAGCGTGAAAATGGCGAAACAGGTGCTGTAGTTGAAGCGCAAGTAGAACAAGGGATTTCCGGTTTGACCGAAGAACAAATCACGCAATTGGTCATTGCTTATGAGCCTATCTGGGCAATCGGTACAGGAAAAACCGCAACTGCGGAAGACGCTAACGAAGTTTGCGGAATCGTCCGTAAAAAAGTGGCAGCATTGTATCACGATGAGGCAGCTGAAAAGCTTCGCATTCAATATGGCGGCAGCGTAAAACCGGCTACTATTGACGAATTAATGGGCATGGAGCATATTGACGGAGCATTGGTTGGAGGCGCAAGCTTGGAAGCCGGTTCATTTGTTAAATTGTTGGAGGCTGGTTCACATGCGTAA
- the gpmI gene encoding 2,3-bisphosphoglycerate-independent phosphoglycerate mutase, translating into MRKTEHPAALIILDGFGCREETFGNAVAQAKKPNFDRLWKTYPHELLTASGEAVGLPVGQMGNSEVGHLNIGAGRIVYQNLTRINKAIREGDFYENPVFLEAIANAKSRGKALHILGLLSDGGVHSHYAHLFALLKLAKQQGLTEVYVHGFLDGRDVGPRTALKYVEQTEQQMKEIGVGKFASISGRYYAMDRDQRWERADLAYRVLVDGIGKTAPSANAGITYSYDQDVFDEFVVPFAIVEDGEPVATVDSGDSLIFFNFRPDRSIQLTSAFIREDFNGFPLSAKHPKDLTYITFTSYSEDLPTLVAFETLNLENTIGEVVSANGLTQLRIAETEKYPHVTFFMSGGREKVFPGEDRILVASPKVATYDLQPEMSAYEVTNRLVEQIEAGAHDAIILNFANPDMVGHSGLLEPTIRAIEVVDECLGRIVDALHAQGGSALITADHGNADEVRTVEGQPMTAHTTNQVPVILTKSDYVLRQDGILADLAPTILKMLNIEQPIEMTGKPLY; encoded by the coding sequence ATGCGTAAAACCGAACATCCAGCGGCGCTCATCATCTTAGATGGATTTGGCTGCCGCGAAGAGACTTTCGGTAATGCCGTTGCACAAGCAAAAAAGCCGAATTTTGATCGGCTATGGAAAACCTATCCGCATGAACTGCTGACGGCTTCTGGGGAAGCAGTCGGTTTGCCAGTAGGGCAAATGGGCAATTCCGAAGTAGGGCATTTAAATATCGGTGCTGGACGAATTGTTTACCAAAACTTAACGCGTATCAATAAGGCAATTCGTGAAGGCGATTTTTACGAAAACCCTGTATTTCTTGAAGCGATTGCCAATGCCAAAAGCCGCGGCAAAGCGCTTCACATTTTAGGCTTATTGTCTGATGGCGGCGTTCATAGTCATTACGCGCACCTTTTCGCTTTGCTGAAACTTGCAAAGCAGCAAGGGTTAACCGAAGTTTATGTGCACGGGTTCCTAGATGGCCGCGATGTGGGGCCACGGACTGCGCTTAAATACGTCGAACAAACCGAACAGCAAATGAAAGAAATTGGTGTTGGTAAATTTGCATCAATTAGCGGGCGCTATTATGCGATGGACCGTGACCAGCGCTGGGAACGTGCCGATTTGGCGTACCGTGTATTGGTTGACGGCATCGGCAAAACGGCTCCTTCGGCAAACGCCGGCATCACGTATTCGTATGACCAGGATGTTTTCGATGAATTTGTCGTGCCATTTGCCATTGTCGAAGACGGCGAGCCAGTAGCGACTGTTGATTCAGGCGATTCATTGATTTTCTTCAACTTCAGGCCGGATCGTTCGATTCAACTGACATCTGCGTTTATCCGTGAAGATTTTAATGGCTTTCCGTTAAGTGCTAAGCACCCAAAAGATTTGACCTACATTACGTTCACTTCGTACAGCGAGGACTTGCCAACACTTGTCGCTTTCGAAACGCTGAATCTGGAAAATACCATTGGAGAAGTAGTCTCGGCTAATGGATTGACGCAGCTGCGAATTGCAGAAACGGAAAAATATCCGCATGTGACATTCTTTATGAGTGGCGGACGCGAAAAAGTCTTTCCTGGAGAAGATCGTATTCTCGTGGCTTCTCCGAAAGTTGCCACGTATGATCTGCAGCCAGAAATGAGCGCATACGAAGTAACCAACCGCCTGGTAGAGCAGATTGAAGCTGGAGCACACGATGCCATCATCCTAAATTTCGCCAATCCAGATATGGTTGGACACAGCGGCTTGCTGGAGCCGACAATCCGTGCCATTGAAGTGGTGGATGAATGTTTGGGACGCATTGTTGATGCGCTGCATGCACAGGGAGGCTCGGCATTGATCACAGCTGACCACGGCAATGCTGACGAAGTCCGCACGGTTGAGGGCCAGCCAATGACCGCGCATACCACCAATCAAGTACCGGTGATACTGACGAAATCAGATTATGTACTGCGCCAAGACGGCATTCTCGCCGACTTGGCACCAACAATTTTAAAAATGTTGAACATTGAACAACCGATCGAAATGACTGGAAAACCATTATATTAA
- the eno gene encoding phosphopyruvate hydratase → MPIITQIQAREVLDSRGNPTIEVEVFTESGAFGRAIVPSGASTGEHEAVELRDGDKSRYLGKGVLKAVEFVDTEIAEALEEKYSVLDQVSIDNAMIELDGTENKGRLGANAILGVSLAAAHAAADYLDVPLYQYLGGFNAKQLPVPMMNILNGGEHADNNVDIQEFMVMPVGAKSFREAVQMGAEIFHNLKAVLKEKGYNTSVGDEGGFAPNLGSNEEALTTIMEAIEKAGYKAGTDVLLAMDVASSEIYDKEKGVYNLPGDNTVKTSAEMVDWYEELCNKYPIISIEDGLDENDWAGHKLLTERIGDRVQLVGDDLFVTNTKKLAQGIEEGISNSILIKVNQIGTLTETFDAIEMAKRAGYTAVISHRSGESEDVTIADIAVATNAGQIKTGAPSRTDRVAKYNQLLRIEDQLFETGQYLGLKTFYNLKK, encoded by the coding sequence TTGCCAATTATTACACAAATTCAAGCACGCGAAGTTTTAGATTCACGAGGGAATCCAACAATCGAAGTTGAGGTATTCACAGAAAGCGGCGCATTTGGCCGTGCAATCGTTCCTTCAGGTGCATCTACAGGTGAACACGAAGCAGTCGAGCTTCGCGACGGCGATAAGAGCCGTTACCTTGGAAAAGGCGTATTAAAAGCAGTAGAATTTGTTGATACTGAAATTGCAGAAGCACTGGAAGAAAAATACTCAGTGCTTGACCAAGTATCAATCGATAACGCTATGATCGAATTGGACGGAACAGAAAACAAAGGGCGTTTAGGCGCTAACGCAATTCTAGGCGTTTCATTGGCCGCTGCTCACGCTGCAGCCGACTACCTGGACGTTCCACTTTACCAATACTTGGGCGGCTTTAACGCAAAACAATTGCCGGTTCCAATGATGAATATTTTAAATGGGGGCGAACATGCTGACAACAACGTAGACATCCAGGAATTCATGGTAATGCCAGTTGGAGCAAAATCATTCCGTGAAGCGGTTCAGATGGGTGCAGAAATTTTCCACAACTTAAAAGCTGTATTGAAAGAAAAAGGCTATAACACGTCGGTTGGAGATGAAGGCGGATTTGCTCCGAACCTTGGTTCAAACGAAGAAGCGTTGACGACCATCATGGAGGCTATTGAAAAAGCTGGCTACAAAGCTGGAACAGACGTATTGTTGGCAATGGATGTGGCTTCTTCTGAAATCTATGATAAAGAAAAAGGCGTATACAACTTGCCAGGCGACAACACTGTGAAAACTTCTGCCGAAATGGTTGACTGGTACGAAGAACTTTGCAACAAATACCCGATCATTTCGATTGAAGATGGATTGGATGAAAACGACTGGGCTGGACATAAATTATTGACAGAACGAATTGGTGACCGGGTTCAATTAGTTGGAGACGATCTTTTCGTTACCAACACGAAGAAATTGGCTCAAGGAATCGAAGAAGGCATCAGCAATTCGATCTTGATCAAAGTAAACCAAATTGGTACGTTGACAGAAACTTTTGATGCAATTGAAATGGCGAAACGTGCTGGCTACACAGCCGTAATCAGCCACCGCTCAGGCGAATCTGAAGATGTTACCATTGCAGATATCGCTGTCGCAACAAATGCGGGACAAATAAAAACAGGTGCTCCGTCACGTACAGACCGCGTTGCGAAATACAATCAATTATTACGCATCGAAGATCAGTTGTTCGAAACTGGCCAATACCTAGGATTAAAAACTTTTTATAACTTGAAAAAATAA
- the secG gene encoding preprotein translocase subunit SecG has translation MHTLLMTLLVIVSLALIVVVLLQSGKSAGLSGAISGGAEQLFGKQKARGLDLVLHRVTIVLAALFFILAVAITKV, from the coding sequence ATGCATACGTTGTTAATGACATTACTCGTCATCGTATCGCTCGCATTAATCGTAGTCGTTTTATTGCAATCTGGAAAAAGTGCAGGTCTTTCAGGAGCCATCTCCGGTGGAGCAGAGCAACTTTTCGGCAAGCAAAAAGCTCGTGGGCTGGACTTGGTCCTTCACCGGGTAACGATCGTACTTGCTGCCTTATTCTTTATTCTGGCTGTTGCCATAACGAAAGTTTAA
- a CDS encoding alpha/beta hydrolase: protein MRIAQPKPFFFKAGQRAVLLLHGFTGNSADVRMLGRFLETKGYTSIAPHYAGHGVAPEELIGTGPTDWWKDVERAYETLLEEGYTEIAVAGLSLGGVFSLKLGYTKPIKGIVTMCAPMYMKTTDLMYEGVLKYARDYKKFEGKTDELIEEEMNAFQERPMESLAELRALVEDVKEHVDHVYAPLFVVQGRLDDVINTDSANVIYDNAESIDKKIKWYEKSGHVITLDKEKKQLHEDIFAFLESLDWSV from the coding sequence ATGCGGATTGCGCAGCCAAAACCATTTTTCTTCAAGGCGGGACAGCGTGCAGTTCTTCTATTGCATGGATTTACAGGAAACTCGGCAGATGTTCGGATGCTGGGACGTTTTTTAGAAACTAAAGGATACACTAGCATCGCACCGCATTATGCAGGTCACGGTGTCGCACCTGAAGAATTGATTGGCACGGGTCCAACAGACTGGTGGAAAGACGTGGAGCGGGCATATGAGACTTTGCTTGAAGAAGGCTATACGGAAATTGCAGTGGCTGGACTGTCACTTGGCGGCGTATTCAGCCTGAAATTAGGGTATACAAAACCTATCAAAGGAATTGTCACCATGTGTGCACCGATGTATATGAAAACTACTGACCTCATGTACGAGGGTGTGTTGAAATACGCGCGCGATTATAAGAAATTTGAAGGAAAAACCGATGAGCTTATCGAAGAAGAAATGAATGCTTTTCAGGAACGTCCAATGGAATCACTGGCCGAATTGCGTGCCTTGGTTGAAGATGTTAAAGAACATGTGGACCATGTTTATGCTCCATTGTTCGTCGTTCAGGGCAGACTGGATGATGTTATTAATACGGATTCGGCTAATGTTATTTATGATAATGCCGAATCAATCGATAAAAAGATCAAGTGGTATGAAAAATCAGGACATGTTATTACGCTTGATAAAGAGAAAAAGCAATTGCACGAAGACATTTTCGCATTTCTCGAATCACTCGATTGGAGTGTGTGA
- the rnr gene encoding ribonuclease R: MGNTESSLEQRLLVFMREEAYKPLTVQEIEEQFGFEDADEFKELVKKLVRLEESGTLVRSRSNRYGVPERMNLMRGKFIGHPKGFGFVAPEEAGLDDVFIPPTETNGAVNGDKVLIRISEGSSGDRREGAIIRIVERGTTKAVGTFQENKGFGFVVTDDKKMNMDIFIAKDDTLGAVDGHKVVVEITGWPEGRKSATGMVTQILGHKNDPGVDILSIIHKYGIETEFPPDVLEQANNVPDEIDPADLAERRDLRNEQIVTIDGADAKDLDDAVQVVKYEDGTYKLGVHIADVSHYVTEGSAIDREAYDRATSIYLTDRVIPMIPHRLSNGICSLNPQVDRLTLSCEMIFNDQGEVQSHEIFQSVINTSARMTYTDVYEILEQDNQELKERYSELVPMFELMKELAGVLSAKRMRRGAIDFDFKESKVLVDENGYPVDVVVRERTVAERLIEEFMLAANETVAEHFHRMEVPAIYRIHEDPKPEKLQRFFEFVTNFGIVVKGSGTQIHPRALQEIVESIAGTPEEPVVSTMMLRSMQQAKYSSESLGHFGLSTEFYTHFTSPIRRYPDLIVHRLIRTYLIEKDLSQKTIARWDANMDDIATHTSERERRAVEAERDTDALKKSQFMADKIGEQFTGIISSVTNFGLFIELPNTIEGLVHVSNMTDDYYRFDDRSMMMIGERTSRQFRIGDEIEIKVIGVKPEESSIDFEIVGMVQNTRQSRREQPKVIRANKKDGGGKPGRDGKKQEGGGPTRKSKNVKKKFYEGAAKQGRNKKK; encoded by the coding sequence TTGGGAAATACCGAGAGTTCATTGGAACAGCGCTTATTGGTCTTCATGCGTGAAGAAGCATATAAGCCGCTGACTGTACAGGAAATAGAAGAACAATTCGGTTTTGAAGATGCCGACGAATTTAAGGAACTAGTAAAAAAATTGGTGCGCTTGGAAGAATCAGGAACGCTTGTCCGCTCAAGATCCAACCGCTATGGCGTACCGGAGCGAATGAATTTAATGCGCGGAAAATTCATCGGGCATCCAAAAGGGTTCGGTTTTGTCGCACCTGAAGAAGCCGGTTTAGATGATGTCTTTATTCCGCCTACTGAAACAAATGGCGCAGTGAACGGTGATAAAGTACTGATCCGCATTTCAGAAGGATCTTCTGGAGACCGTAGGGAAGGCGCGATTATCCGGATCGTTGAACGCGGTACTACAAAAGCTGTCGGAACATTCCAAGAAAATAAAGGCTTTGGCTTTGTCGTTACAGACGACAAGAAAATGAATATGGATATCTTTATTGCCAAGGATGACACTTTAGGTGCAGTAGACGGCCATAAAGTCGTCGTAGAGATTACAGGGTGGCCTGAAGGCAGAAAGTCTGCAACAGGCATGGTGACGCAAATTCTTGGCCATAAAAACGACCCGGGTGTCGATATTCTTTCGATTATCCATAAATACGGCATTGAAACCGAGTTTCCGCCGGATGTGTTGGAACAGGCAAATAATGTGCCGGATGAAATCGACCCGGCAGATTTGGCTGAACGCCGTGACTTGCGCAACGAACAGATTGTCACGATTGATGGCGCCGATGCCAAAGACTTGGATGATGCAGTTCAAGTGGTGAAATATGAAGATGGCACGTATAAATTAGGTGTTCACATCGCTGACGTTAGTCATTATGTCACCGAAGGATCCGCCATTGATCGTGAAGCTTATGACCGCGCTACAAGCATCTACTTGACTGACCGCGTAATTCCAATGATTCCGCATCGTCTGTCTAACGGTATCTGTTCATTAAATCCTCAGGTCGACCGTCTGACTTTGTCTTGTGAAATGATTTTCAATGACCAAGGCGAAGTTCAATCTCATGAAATTTTCCAAAGCGTCATCAATACGTCAGCTCGTATGACTTATACTGACGTTTATGAAATTTTAGAGCAGGACAACCAGGAGCTGAAAGAACGATACAGTGAATTGGTGCCGATGTTCGAATTAATGAAGGAGCTAGCCGGAGTCTTAAGCGCGAAACGGATGCGCCGCGGCGCCATCGATTTCGATTTCAAGGAATCAAAAGTGCTGGTGGACGAAAACGGCTACCCAGTAGACGTTGTTGTTCGTGAACGCACTGTTGCTGAACGTCTGATTGAAGAGTTTATGCTGGCTGCCAACGAAACAGTGGCTGAACATTTCCACCGCATGGAAGTTCCCGCTATCTACCGCATCCATGAAGATCCAAAGCCGGAAAAACTGCAGCGCTTTTTCGAATTTGTCACGAACTTCGGCATTGTTGTGAAAGGCTCTGGAACACAGATTCATCCGCGTGCATTGCAGGAGATCGTCGAGTCCATTGCAGGAACGCCAGAAGAGCCAGTGGTTTCTACGATGATGCTGCGTTCCATGCAACAGGCAAAATATTCTTCTGAGAGCTTAGGACATTTCGGTTTATCGACTGAATTCTATACGCATTTCACTTCGCCGATTCGTCGTTATCCGGATTTAATTGTCCATCGCCTCATCCGCACGTATTTGATTGAAAAAGATTTGTCTCAGAAAACAATCGCTCGTTGGGATGCTAATATGGATGACATCGCGACTCACACATCAGAACGTGAACGCCGTGCAGTAGAAGCTGAACGCGATACCGATGCTTTGAAGAAATCTCAATTTATGGCTGATAAAATCGGCGAACAGTTTACAGGAATCATTTCATCAGTAACAAATTTCGGTTTATTCATTGAATTGCCAAATACCATTGAAGGTTTAGTGCACGTTTCCAATATGACCGATGATTATTACCGCTTTGACGATCGCAGCATGATGATGATTGGTGAACGAACAAGCCGTCAATTCCGTATCGGTGACGAAATCGAAATCAAAGTCATTGGTGTAAAACCAGAAGAATCATCTATTGACTTTGAAATAGTCGGCATGGTGCAAAATACGCGTCAATCAAGAAGAGAGCAGCCGAAAGTGATCCGTGCTAATAAAAAAGATGGCGGCGGAAAACCAGGACGCGATGGCAAAAAACAAGAAGGCGGCGGACCTACGCGCAAATCAAAAAACGTGAAGAAAAAATTCTATGAAGGCGCAGCAAAACAAGGGCGCAATAAGAAAAAATAA
- the smpB gene encoding SsrA-binding protein SmpB yields MAKGEGKAIAQNKKAGFDFFIEETIEAGIVLQGTEIKSARNGKVQLKESFVRIRNGEAWISNMHISPYDQGNQFNHDPTRSRKLLLHKKQINHLLAHSKVQGSAIIPLKMYLKDGFAKILLGVGKGKKNYDKREDLKKKDAKRDMARAIKEHNR; encoded by the coding sequence ATGGCCAAAGGAGAAGGCAAAGCAATTGCCCAAAACAAGAAAGCCGGTTTCGATTTTTTCATCGAGGAAACGATCGAAGCAGGAATTGTCTTGCAGGGAACCGAGATTAAATCTGCACGAAACGGCAAGGTCCAGTTGAAGGAATCATTTGTACGGATCCGCAACGGCGAAGCATGGATATCAAATATGCACATCAGCCCTTATGATCAGGGCAACCAGTTTAACCACGACCCAACACGGTCGCGCAAGCTGCTGCTGCACAAAAAGCAAATCAATCATTTGCTAGCTCACTCAAAAGTGCAAGGCTCTGCTATTATTCCGCTGAAGATGTATTTGAAAGACGGCTTTGCTAAAATTCTACTGGGTGTCGGTAAGGGTAAGAAAAACTACGACAAACGAGAAGATTTGAAGAAAAAAGATGCGAAACGCGACATGGCTCGTGCGATAAAAGAACACAACCGCTAG
- a CDS encoding GNAT family N-acetyltransferase, whose amino-acid sequence MTHNDYEIIAQWLSEHEVLKFYGDVNFPFTLEQVQRKYEPRINGDVSVHPFIVELDKTPIGFLQCYKLTEETKETFGYPDNQNVYGIDQFIGDPQYFNKGIGTVMITKFLNGPYLKSEVDVVTLDPDISNKRAIRCYEKCGFVKVKKVNEGASWLMALKTRGVVHEAAKSGNE is encoded by the coding sequence ATGACCCACAACGATTATGAAATTATAGCTCAGTGGTTAAGCGAACATGAAGTTTTAAAATTCTATGGGGACGTGAACTTTCCATTTACATTGGAACAGGTTCAGCGTAAATATGAACCGAGAATAAATGGAGATGTCTCCGTGCACCCATTTATTGTGGAGCTGGACAAGACGCCTATCGGATTTCTTCAGTGTTATAAATTAACTGAAGAAACTAAAGAAACATTTGGTTACCCGGACAATCAAAACGTATATGGCATTGACCAATTTATCGGAGATCCACAATACTTTAACAAAGGAATAGGAACTGTCATGATTACTAAATTTCTGAATGGTCCGTATCTTAAATCAGAAGTAGATGTTGTGACTTTAGATCCTGATATCTCCAATAAGAGAGCGATTAGATGCTATGAAAAATGCGGGTTTGTTAAAGTGAAAAAAGTTAATGAAGGGGCTAGTTGGTTGATGGCATTAAAAACAAGGGGCGTTGTGCATGAAGCTGCTAAAAGCGGAAATGAATAA
- a CDS encoding N-acetyltransferase yields the protein MKLLKAEMNKKTAEEILNWKYDPPYDFYNNELSDPEMAELLNGTYFAVLSEKKEMTGFFCIGESAQVPSGKQYGVYEESCIDMGLGMDPRLVGKENGKEFGLFVLHSIEETHDGLPIRLTVAAFNKRAIYLYKKLGFILNNQFSTETTKFITMVKKY from the coding sequence ATGAAGCTGCTAAAAGCGGAAATGAATAAAAAAACAGCTGAAGAAATTCTGAATTGGAAATACGATCCACCTTATGATTTCTATAATAATGAGTTGTCCGATCCGGAAATGGCAGAGCTATTAAATGGAACTTACTTTGCTGTATTGTCCGAGAAAAAAGAAATGACTGGTTTTTTCTGTATTGGAGAAAGTGCTCAAGTTCCATCTGGAAAGCAGTATGGAGTCTATGAAGAGTCATGTATTGATATGGGATTAGGAATGGATCCGAGGCTTGTAGGCAAAGAAAACGGCAAGGAATTCGGTTTGTTTGTACTCCATTCTATTGAAGAAACTCATGATGGATTGCCGATTCGGTTAACCGTGGCTGCGTTCAATAAACGAGCCATCTATTTGTATAAAAAGTTGGGATTTATTTTGAACAATCAATTCAGCACTGAAACTACAAAATTTATTACTATGGTGAAAAAGTATTAA
- a CDS encoding SurA N-terminal domain-containing protein encodes MIKKWFLTIVLGGSMVALAACGDETAEETNGEEAPQEEVAADQEAGSAEQPEMPEPDLEGIPDVVAEVNGEEIVKADFESAYTGQFQQMAMQAQMSGQEVDQAQLKEQIAESLVAQELLVQETEKQEISATEEQTTAAIEELAKQNGLETTDEFLAALEEQGISEEEVMKQVEAQVKIEQLIATETGEINPTDEELQTFYDEAQAQQKEAGGEEIPAFEEVKPQLEEQIRVQKEGEATQALVAKLREEADVSINL; translated from the coding sequence ATGATTAAAAAATGGTTTTTGACAATCGTACTTGGAGGATCCATGGTGGCATTAGCTGCTTGTGGTGATGAAACTGCAGAAGAAACGAACGGCGAAGAAGCACCTCAAGAGGAAGTAGCAGCAGATCAGGAAGCTGGTAGTGCCGAGCAACCAGAAATGCCTGAACCGGATTTAGAAGGTATTCCTGATGTTGTCGCAGAAGTGAATGGTGAAGAAATTGTGAAAGCAGATTTCGAATCAGCTTATACAGGGCAATTTCAACAGATGGCCATGCAGGCACAGATGTCTGGACAGGAAGTTGATCAGGCTCAGTTAAAAGAACAAATTGCTGAAAGCCTAGTCGCGCAGGAATTACTTGTTCAAGAAACCGAAAAGCAAGAGATATCTGCAACGGAAGAACAAACCACTGCGGCGATAGAAGAGCTGGCCAAGCAAAATGGTCTTGAAACAACAGATGAGTTCTTGGCAGCCCTTGAAGAGCAGGGAATTTCTGAAGAAGAAGTAATGAAACAGGTAGAAGCTCAAGTGAAAATAGAGCAATTGATTGCAACGGAAACCGGCGAAATCAATCCGACGGATGAAGAACTGCAAACATTTTATGATGAAGCACAAGCACAGCAAAAAGAAGCCGGTGGCGAAGAAATTCCAGCATTCGAAGAAGTGAAACCACAACTTGAAGAACAAATAAGAGTGCAAAAAGAAGGAGAAGCTACACAAGCTTTGGTAGCAAAACTTCGTGAAGAAGCGGACGTCAGCATCAACCTATAA
- a CDS encoding glycine betaine uptake BCCT transporter, which translates to MKKVTNVFWIALALALLAIGYGAFAPDNFAEVTGNIESFLTTSFGWYYLLIVSIMVIFCLFFLFSPMGQIKLGKDADKPEFAFGTWIAMLFSAGMGIGLVFWGAAEPLSHFAIDSATAEPGTAEAMRESMRFSFFHWGIHAWAIYAVVALALAYAQFRKGEPGLISATLKPLFGDKMKGPWGTLVDVIAVFATVVGVATTLGFGAIQINGGLAYLFDGIPGDSFTVQLVIIGIVTVLFMISAWSGLSKGIKYLSNTNMVLAVVLLLAVIILGPTLLIMNMFTDTIGTYFQNLVQMSFRAAPIDGENRSWIDGWTIFYWAWWISWSPFVGIFIARVSKGRTIRQFLLGVLMIPTFISFLWFAAFGTTAIEVQNSGVDLTGLLTEETLFAVFNELPLGVLLSVIAIFLITTFFVTSADSATFVLGMQTTGGSMYPQNTVKLTWGIAQSSIAVILLSTGGLGTLQTVLIIAAFPFSIIMLLMMASFYKALNIEYKAIKRKR; encoded by the coding sequence ATGAAAAAAGTAACCAATGTTTTTTGGATTGCTCTTGCACTCGCATTATTAGCCATTGGCTACGGCGCATTTGCACCCGATAATTTTGCAGAAGTTACAGGGAATATAGAATCATTCCTGACAACTTCGTTCGGATGGTATTATTTATTGATAGTTTCCATCATGGTTATATTCTGTTTGTTTTTCCTCTTCAGTCCGATGGGGCAGATCAAATTAGGCAAAGACGCAGATAAGCCGGAATTTGCATTCGGGACATGGATTGCCATGCTGTTTTCAGCAGGAATGGGAATCGGTCTTGTGTTCTGGGGAGCTGCAGAGCCGCTATCGCATTTTGCGATCGATTCGGCAACCGCTGAACCTGGAACCGCAGAGGCAATGCGCGAATCAATGCGTTTCAGCTTTTTCCACTGGGGGATTCATGCGTGGGCTATTTATGCCGTAGTGGCATTGGCACTCGCTTATGCTCAGTTCCGGAAAGGAGAACCGGGATTGATTTCCGCGACTTTGAAACCGTTATTCGGAGATAAGATGAAAGGGCCATGGGGAACGCTTGTCGACGTTATCGCTGTTTTCGCAACAGTTGTCGGCGTTGCAACGACTCTTGGCTTTGGCGCTATTCAAATCAATGGCGGTCTTGCCTACTTATTTGATGGAATACCGGGAGACAGCTTTACCGTTCAATTAGTCATCATCGGTATTGTTACCGTGTTGTTTATGATTTCTGCTTGGTCTGGTTTGAGCAAAGGCATCAAATACCTTTCCAACACCAATATGGTGCTGGCAGTTGTATTGCTTCTGGCAGTCATCATCCTTGGACCAACTTTGCTGATTATGAACATGTTTACCGATACGATTGGCACATATTTCCAAAACTTGGTTCAGATGAGTTTCCGCGCGGCACCTATAGATGGTGAAAATCGTTCTTGGATTGATGGATGGACGATCTTTTACTGGGCATGGTGGATTTCATGGTCTCCATTCGTCGGTATTTTCATTGCGCGCGTATCCAAAGGACGGACAATCCGACAGTTTCTGTTGGGCGTCTTGATGATTCCGACCTTCATCAGCTTTCTTTGGTTCGCAGCTTTTGGTACGACCGCCATCGAAGTGCAAAATAGTGGAGTAGATTTAACAGGCTTGTTGACAGAGGAAACTTTGTTCGCAGTGTTTAATGAACTGCCGCTTGGCGTTTTACTATCAGTCATTGCGATTTTCCTGATTACAACGTTCTTCGTCACTTCTGCCGATTCTGCGACATTCGTTCTTGGTATGCAGACAACAGGCGGTTCAATGTATCCGCAAAACACAGTAAAGCTGACTTGGGGAATTGCTCAATCATCAATTGCTGTAATTTTACTATCAACTGGTGGACTTGGTACATTGCAGACCGTACTGATCATTGCGGCTTTCCCGTTTTCGATTATTATGCTGTTAATGATGGCCTCCTTCTACAAAGCATTGAATATCGAATACAAAGCCATAAAACGCAAACGATAA